One segment of Toxotes jaculatrix isolate fToxJac2 chromosome 8, fToxJac2.pri, whole genome shotgun sequence DNA contains the following:
- the si:ch211-257p13.3 gene encoding kinesin-like protein KIFC3: protein MYAFYSLLVYIFYTVFKKEEEESLEGACGASSDEPGPVSMETGSRRRDGHTPKMGKKACARLSESSSSSDSDEMSLSDEDEEDGPDIPACTPLAAFLSFKQEAEKRRASQVQLETTGKLAESPLVAVMSHLLSFLEQYSHFQQLQQQADQYRVQLKRHRVQHRRQMKALRASYRQRLRDKNSIISSLEEAISQQQTPSPLSEGAPGESSSDAGTQAGVHRLVESLYGLQGERSKLRGELHLLHSQLEQKERDRHSRIQAFQQQVDELKSCIEEREEELSRLRTATGATDSEKRVLCLSAENESLKQNLSVTQGLLQQLSAIPSQSSTMLIKENENLRSRVQQLEMSLQQRAEQLSHLERQSEQSEWRRGEELRKREDRVRELQLELDRERGKEPVVKYVTQTVEVESPATLKQLTKARQRNELLSEKLSNQNERCKQLEEQIRKSDEYSCNLQHKIAAYEREISKLREELLKEIGHLEERKEEAVKAAASCSAEHFQNLQDQFFCLQKRLTALPPTLRSMKTDYASLRSQVRNFSDFYGAAINEAKKQISAAISEMSEANKDLLEKYRKEVALRRKYHEQLVELKGNIRVLCRVKPVLKEDQREEGQSVVVTTDPNNESSLTVLNKGKGRIFELDKVFHPQATQEEVFQEIEPLVTSCIDGYHVCIFAYGQTGSGKTYTMEGSVENPGINQRALKHLFSEIEERKDMWSYTVTVSSVEIYNEVLRDLLSKDGEKLDIKINPDGTGQLHVPGLRVIEVKSFQHIKKILATARRNRITFGTQMNQHSSRSHALLCITVQGTDLATGSKTTGKLNLVDLAGSERVWKSGAEGERLKEAQNINRSLLALGDVIQALRARQTHIPFRNSRLTYLLQDSLGKGSKTVMVVQVSALESNVGETLCSLKFAQRVCKVELGPAARKIESGGGQCDHPP from the exons ATGTACGCCTTCTACTCCCTTTTAGTCTACATCTTCTACACTGTCTttaagaaggaggaggaggaatccTTGGAGGGGGCGTGTGGAGCTTCCTCAGAC GAGCCAGGAcctgtttccatggaaacagggagcaggaggagagatggcCACACCCccaaaatggggaaaaaagctTGTGCTCGCCTTAGTGAGTCAA GCAGtagcagtgacagtgatgaaATGTCCCTgagtgatgaagatgaggaagatgGCCCCgacatcccagcatgcactcCTCTGGCTGCCTTTTTGTCCTTCAAACAGGAGGCTGAGAAGCGAAGGGCCTCACAAGTTCAGCTGGAAACAACAGGAAAG TTGGCAGAGTCTCCCCTGGTGGCGGTGATGTCCCACTTGCTGAGTTTTCTGGAGCAGTACTCCCATtttcagcagctacagcagcaggcCGACCAGTACCGGGTCCAGCTGAAGAGGCACCGCGTCCAGCACCGCCGGCAGATGAAGGCCCTGCGAGCCTCCTACCGCCAGCGCCTCAGGGACAAGAATAGCATCATCAGCAGCCTGGAGGAAGCCATCAGCCAGCAGCAGACCCCCAGCCCACTGAGCgagggtg CTCCAGGCGAGTCCAGCAGTGATGCAGGGACACAAGCTGGGGTTCACCGGCTGGTGGAGTCTCTGTACGGCCTGCAGGGTGAGAGGAGTAAGCTGAGAGGGGAACTCCATCTGCTGCACTCACAGCTGGAACAGAAGGAAAGAGACCGACACTCGCGCATACAGGCCTTTCAGCAGCAG GTTGATGAGCTCAAGAGTTGCATAGAGGAGCGCGAGGAGGAGCTGTCACGACTGAGAACTGCCACC GGGGCCACAGACTCAGAGAAGCGAGTGCTGTGTCTATCAGCAGAGAATGAGAGTCTGAAACAAAACCTGAGCGTCACTCAAggcctcctgcagcagctgtcgGCCATCCCCTCCCAGTCCAGCACCATGCTCATCAAG GAGAACGAGAACCTCCGCAGCAGAGTGCAGCAGCTGGAGATGTCCCTGCAACAGCGTGCTGAGCAGCTGTCGCATCTGGAGCGACAGAGCGAACAGAGcgagtggaggagaggagaggagctgaggaaacgagaggacagagtgagggagctgcagctggagttggacagagagagagggaaggagccAGTGGTGAAG TATGTCACCCAGACTGTGGAGGTGGAATCACCTGCCACATTAAAGCAGCTGACTAAAGCCAGACAGAGGAATGAGCTGCTGTCCGAAAAGCTGTCCAATCAGAATGAGAGGTGCAAACAGCTGGAGGAACAAATTAGGAAGTCGGATGAGTACAGCTGTAATCTGCAGCACAAG ATTGCAGCTTATGAGCGAGAAATCAGCAAACTGAGAGAGGAACTGCTGAAAGAGATTGGCCActtggaggagaggaaggaggaggccGTAAAGGCCGCCGCCAGCTGCTCGGCAGAACACTTTCAGAATCTGCAGGACCAATTCTTCT GCCTGCAGAAGCGTCTGACAGCGCTCCCACCGACTTTACGCTCCATGAAGACAGACTACGCCAGTCTGAGGAGCCAAGTTCGAAACTTCTCAGACTTTTACGGCGCAGCTATAAATGAAGCAAAAAAACAG ATTTCAGCAGCCATCAGTGAGATGTCCGAAGCCAACAAAGATCTTCTGGAGAAATACAGGAAAGAAGTTGCACTGCGCAGGAAGTACCAtgagcagctggtggagcttAAAG GCAACATCCGCGTGCTGTGTCGTGTGAAGCCTGTGCTGAAGGAGGACCAGCGCGAGGAGGGCCAGTCTGTGGTGGTGACGACAGATCCCAACAACGAGTCCTCCCTCACTGTGCTGAACAAAGGGAAGGGTCGCATCTTTGAATTGGACAAGGTCTTCCACCCTCAGGCCACACAGGAAGAG GTTTTTCAGGAGATTGAACCTCTTGTAACGTCCTGCATCGATGGCTACCACGTCTGCATATTTGCATATGGACAGACTGGCTCTGGAAAAACCTACACCATGGAG GGCAGTGTGGAGAACCCAGGAATCAACCAGCGAGCCCTGAAACATCTCTTCAGCGAgatagaggagaggaaggacaTGTGGTcttacactgtcactgtcagttcTGTGGAGATCTACAACGAGGTGCTAAG AGACTTGCTGAGTAAGGACGGAGAGAAACTGGACATTAAGATCAACCCGGACGGAACAGGACAGCTGCATGTGCCGGGCCTCAGGGTCATCGAAGTTAAGAGCTTTCAGCACATTAAGAAG ATTTTAGCCACAGCCCGAAGGAACAGGATCACCTTTGGCACTCAGATGAACCAGCACAGCTCCCGCTCTCATGCTCTGCTCTGCATCACGGTGCAGGGCACTGACCTCGCCACGGGGTCCAAAACTACCG GCAAGTTGAACCTGGTGGACCTGGCTGGCTCCGAGAGAGTATGGAAGTCTGGAGCGGAAGGAGAGAGGCTGAAGGAGGCTCAGAATATTAACCGCTCTCTGCTGGCATTGGGGGATGTAATTCAGGCACTGAGGGCTCGGCAGACTCACATCCCTTTCAGGAATTCCCGCCTTACGTACTTATTACAAGACTCCCTGGGAAAAGGCAGCAAGACCGTCATGGTGGTGCAG GTTTCTGCTCTGGAGAGTAACGTGGGAGAAACATTGTGCTCACTGAAGTTCGCCCAGAGAGTGTGCAAGGTGGAACTGGGCCCTGCAGCCAGGAAGATTGAATCGGGTGGAGGGCAGTGCGATCACCCACCCTAA
- the ccdc12 gene encoding coiled-coil domain-containing protein 12, with translation MERDFGSLQEQALKRKERLKALRDKQLHGRDQEDGEPEKKKASVEETTEQKHRELKLRNYTPEDEELKDRQVPKAKPASVEDKVKDQLEAANPEPIIEEVDLANLAPRKPDWDLKRDVAKKLEKLERRTQRAIAELIRDRLRGSEEELAGAVGAVGVEEGDSD, from the exons ATGGAGCGGGATTTTGGGTCACTTCAGGAGCAGGCcctaaagagaaaagagaggttAAAAGCTCTGAGAGATAAACAGCTTCAT GGCCGAGATCAGGAAGATGGGGagccagagaagaaaaaagcttcagtAGAGGAGACTACGGAGCAGAAGCACAG agagCTGAAGCTGAGGAATTACACCCCAGAGGACGAAGAGCTGAAGGACAGGCAGGTGCCCAAAGCCAAACCAGCATCAG tgGAGGATAAAGTTAAAGACCAATTAGAGGCAGCTAATCCAGAGCCCATCATTGAAGAAGTG GATTTGGCCAACCTCGCCCCGAGAAAACCAGACTG GGATCTGAAGCGTGACGTGGCGAAGAAACTAGAGAAGTTGGAGAGGAGAACACAGAGAGCCATCGCTGAACTCATCC gggACCGTCTGCGAGGAAGTGAGGAGGAGTTGGCTGGAGCGGTGGGAGCAGTtggagtggaggagggagacTCGGACTGA